The following coding sequences lie in one Glycine max cultivar Williams 82 chromosome 19, Glycine_max_v4.0, whole genome shotgun sequence genomic window:
- the LOC100796710 gene encoding R3H domain-containing protein 2: MDSPCLSNDSVSGFKDKESMVDPFLVEALQNPRHRLTILRMELEIQKFLNNADQLHFEFHHFPSSYLRLAAHRVAQHYNMQTMVQDNGLDGQGSKILVRKLPESKYPVVRLSEIPAKQLENDKSEQKKIVIRPRPNKNSLNDANGVGRKGNPLRSVEERKEEYDRARARIFSSPRSSESGDTSSVVPMDGRYSSTSKDENETSKNPMADSERYISTRDSCSTRVAILRDREKDRSDPDYDRSYGRYARSIPTSAVNLVPFNLQKAQPSFAQYDATFNQLGQMSQTQASLGYIPPSTPIMGPFGTTGLNQTSSEGVYLQWPSAAMMYAHSYDQFRHAVFQAPFGQQPLSFDYSQNY, from the exons ATGGATTCGCCGTGTCTCTCCAACGATTCGGTTTCTGGATTCAAAGACAAGGAGTCAATGGTTGACCCCTTTTTGGTCGAGGCTCTCCAGAACCCTCGTCACCGCCTCACCA ttTTGAGGATGGAGCTGGAGATCCAGAAGTTTTTGAATAATGCTGATCAGCTGCATTTTGAGTTTCATCATTTCCCTTCTTCCTATCTCCGACTGGCTGCACACCGTGTTGCTCAACACTACAACATGCAAACAATGGTTCAAGATAATGGCTTAGATGGCCAGGGAAGTAAAATTCTGGTTAGGAAGTTACCTGAAAGCAAGTACCCTGTAGTTCGATTATCCGAAATACCTGCTAAGCAGTTGGAAAATGATAAATCTGAgcagaaaaaaattgttattagacCTAGGCCTAATAAAAACAGTTTGAATGATGCTAACGGAGTTGGGAGGAAAGGAAACCCTTTAAGAAGTGTGGAAGAAAGGAAGGAGGAATATGACCGGGCACGGGCACGTATCTTTAGTAGCCCTAGAAGCTCTGAATCAGGTGATACCTCATCCGTGGTTCCAATGGATGGGAGATATTCTTCTACTAGCAAGGATGAGAATGAAACTAGCAAGAACCCCATGGCTGATTCAGAAAGATATATCAGTACCAGGGATAGTTGTTCGACTCGAGTTGCCATACTCAGAGATAGGGAAAAGGATCGTAGTGATCCAGATTATGACCGTAGTTATGGAAG GTATGCTAGGAGTATCCCAACCTCTGCTGTTAACTTGGTGCCATTTAACTTGCAAAAAGCTCAACCTTCATTTGCTCAATATGATGCTACGTTTAATCAGTTAGGTCAGATGTCACAAACTCAGGCCTCACTTGGCTATATACCTCCTTCAACCCCGATAATGGGTCCTTTTGGCACCACAGGATTAAATCAGACATCTAGTGAGGGTGTTTACCTACAGTGGCCTAGTGCTGCAATGATGTATGCACATTCATACGACCAATTTAGACATGCTGTTTTCCAG GCTCCATTTGGTCAACAGCCGTTGAGCTTTGACTATTCACAGAACTATTAG